A genome region from Coprococcus phoceensis includes the following:
- a CDS encoding prepilin peptidase: protein MEKIFLIGVVCVILISIAVVDARKKKIPNILLGILFFCAVLSGFIFPEISWPDRIAGGILVSVVFLTVIWIRPGAFGAGDVKLMAISGLMLGVGRNLTAFGFATALAALYCLPGILRRDRKKESEIAFGPFLCVGILLSIFLGKAFIRWYIS from the coding sequence ATGGAAAAAATCTTTCTAATAGGAGTTGTTTGTGTTATCTTAATATCGATTGCAGTAGTGGATGCAAGAAAAAAGAAAATTCCCAATATACTTTTGGGAATACTTTTTTTCTGTGCGGTGCTTTCCGGATTTATCTTTCCGGAGATATCGTGGCCGGATCGAATTGCGGGAGGGATTCTGGTCAGCGTAGTGTTTTTGACCGTGATATGGATTCGACCGGGAGCATTTGGGGCAGGTGATGTCAAGCTCATGGCGATATCTGGTCTTATGCTCGGTGTGGGGAGAAATCTCACTGCATTTGGATTTGCGACAGCGTTAGCGGCATTATATTGTCTGCCGGGGATATTGCGCAGAGATAGAAAGAAAGAGTCGGAGATTGCCTTTGGACCATTTTTGTGTGTGGGAATTTTGCTTTCTATCTTTTTGGGAAAGGCATTTATCCGATGGTATATCAGTTAA
- the yqeB gene encoding selenium-dependent molybdenum cofactor biosynthesis protein YqeB produces MIIVRGAGDLATGTIYELHKAGYRVLALECARPTAIRREVAFSEAVYDGVKEVEGVTARKITSVEEVATVWEKGEIPVLIDAEGKSIEALRPLAVADLILAKKNLGTRQDMAPLVIGAGPGFAAGEDVDVVIETMRGYEPGKAIYQGSALENTGIPGMVGGYAKERVIHSPAEGVLRQKHHIGEIVQRGSVIAFVGEEPVYATLTGILRGLIRDGFAVKKGMKIADIDPRPDKQAACYERSDKAIAIAKGILDVVQKHLRLQHLLQIHPTQDRVIAFVGGGGKTTLIYELAKELESVGKRVIVTTTTHMLRPKNEWELLHTVGVPCEEEPEKIRGLSEEEYRKLKTQCDVLLVEADGAKRKPLKVPAEHEPVIPEDTDMVIGIAGASAIGRTIKAGCHRGELVGELLGKKLSEILTEEDVMTILKSKAGQKKHVKQKYRMVIGQADLLTQEQVEKFKKEQGICLYSRKGGADTNGENIGIS; encoded by the coding sequence ATGATTATTGTGAGAGGAGCGGGAGATCTTGCGACAGGAACAATTTATGAACTTCATAAGGCGGGATATCGTGTACTTGCCCTTGAATGTGCAAGACCGACGGCGATTCGAAGAGAAGTTGCCTTCAGTGAGGCGGTCTATGACGGAGTGAAGGAGGTAGAGGGAGTCACTGCGCGTAAGATTACTTCTGTAGAAGAGGTGGCAACGGTTTGGGAAAAGGGAGAGATTCCTGTTTTGATAGATGCCGAGGGGAAAAGTATTGAAGCATTACGTCCGTTGGCAGTGGCGGATTTAATTTTGGCGAAGAAAAATCTTGGTACAAGGCAGGATATGGCGCCGCTTGTAATTGGAGCGGGACCGGGTTTTGCCGCAGGAGAAGATGTAGATGTAGTGATTGAGACGATGAGAGGTTATGAGCCGGGAAAGGCGATTTATCAGGGAAGTGCACTGGAAAATACAGGCATTCCGGGAATGGTAGGCGGATATGCAAAAGAGCGGGTGATCCATTCGCCGGCAGAAGGAGTTCTGAGACAGAAGCATCACATTGGAGAAATCGTGCAAAGAGGAAGCGTGATTGCTTTTGTTGGGGAAGAACCGGTGTATGCGACACTGACGGGAATACTGCGCGGATTAATCCGAGATGGATTCGCTGTGAAAAAAGGAATGAAGATTGCGGATATCGATCCGCGACCGGACAAGCAGGCTGCATGTTATGAGCGGTCGGACAAAGCAATTGCAATTGCAAAAGGGATTTTAGATGTAGTGCAGAAACATTTGAGATTACAACACTTACTTCAGATACATCCGACACAAGACAGAGTGATCGCATTTGTAGGAGGCGGTGGAAAGACGACGTTGATATACGAACTTGCAAAAGAATTGGAGTCGGTTGGAAAAAGAGTAATTGTCACAACAACAACGCATATGCTGAGACCGAAAAATGAGTGGGAATTGCTTCATACAGTCGGGGTGCCGTGTGAGGAGGAACCAGAGAAAATTAGGGGACTTTCGGAGGAGGAGTACCGAAAACTGAAAACACAATGCGATGTGCTGCTAGTCGAAGCGGATGGAGCTAAGCGAAAGCCGCTCAAAGTTCCGGCAGAGCATGAACCGGTGATACCAGAAGATACGGATATGGTAATTGGGATCGCAGGAGCCTCAGCGATTGGGCGGACGATCAAAGCAGGCTGTCACAGAGGAGAACTTGTGGGGGAGTTACTTGGGAAAAAACTTAGTGAGATCCTGACAGAAGAGGATGTGATGACAATCCTGAAAAGCAAGGCAGGACAGAAAAAGCATGTGAAGCAGAAATATCGTATGGTCATCGGACAAGCAGATCTTTTGACGCAAGAGCAGGTGGAAAAATTCAAAAAAGAACAGGGGATTTGCCTGTATTCAAGGAAAGGAGGAGCAGATACCAATGGAGAAAATATCGGAATATCGTGA
- a CDS encoding PHP domain-containing protein: MKIDMHCHVKEGSPDSKVSLDEYITILKANGFEGMLITDHDTYKGYRYWKNKMKGKSHEDFVVLKGIEYDTCDAGHIIVIMPEGVKMRLLELKGLPVSVLIDFVHRHGGVLGPAHPCGEKYMSFTNTKRFYKNPEIIKRFDFIEVFNACESMESNEKAAKLAYKYQKVGIGGSDAHRPNCVSMAYTDLPERVTCETELISLIRKKVPLEVGGMLYNKTTKEKLGKANKILVYSFWIYNKTGGLIKRSKRKRKSMLENPIDPIDPIEMEYLANYKR; the protein is encoded by the coding sequence ATGAAGATAGATATGCATTGTCATGTAAAAGAAGGATCCCCGGATAGCAAGGTAAGTTTAGATGAATATATTACGATTCTAAAAGCAAATGGCTTTGAAGGGATGCTGATTACTGATCACGACACGTACAAAGGATACAGGTATTGGAAAAACAAGATGAAAGGAAAAAGCCATGAGGATTTTGTCGTCCTGAAAGGAATTGAATATGATACCTGTGATGCAGGGCATATTATTGTCATTATGCCGGAAGGGGTAAAGATGAGGCTTCTGGAACTAAAAGGACTTCCGGTCTCTGTGCTGATTGACTTTGTCCATCGGCATGGAGGTGTGCTTGGACCGGCGCATCCGTGCGGAGAAAAGTATATGAGCTTTACGAACACAAAGAGATTTTATAAAAATCCGGAAATCATAAAGCGATTTGATTTCATTGAAGTATTCAATGCGTGTGAGTCAATGGAGTCCAATGAAAAGGCGGCAAAGCTGGCTTATAAGTATCAAAAAGTGGGAATCGGGGGAAGCGACGCACATCGTCCGAACTGTGTAAGTATGGCTTACACAGATTTACCGGAGAGGGTGACTTGTGAGACAGAGCTGATTTCCCTGATTCGAAAAAAGGTGCCTTTGGAAGTCGGCGGAATGTTATATAATAAGACGACGAAGGAAAAGCTTGGAAAGGCAAATAAGATTCTGGTGTATTCGTTTTGGATCTATAACAAAACAGGTGGACTGATTAAAAGAAGCAAACGAAAGAGAAAGAGTATGCTGGAGAATCCGATAGATCCGATAGATCCAATCGAGATGGAATATCTTGCAAATTACAAAAGATAG
- a CDS encoding DUF975 family protein, which yields MWTRYDLKMNAKMAFKRNYWTCVAASLVVGVLSGSMFAGSGSGVQTTLEVQHNNPYAYDSYSAYSYNSSNSIFGGVIFSSIVIAILLVIALLASLYTIFVGNAVSVGGCRYFMENREHQTSASKVFYGFQNGRYGNVVKTMFFRDLFILLWTLLLIVPGIIKSYSYRLVPYILSENPHMDRKRALELSQQMMDGHKMEAFVLELSFFGWFLLSALTCGLVGIFYVNPYLDATFAEFYVAIRTESIGKGLVAEGELPGYSAQTV from the coding sequence ATGTGGACAAGATATGATTTGAAGATGAATGCGAAGATGGCATTTAAGAGAAATTACTGGACGTGTGTGGCTGCAAGTCTGGTGGTAGGAGTTTTGAGTGGAAGTATGTTTGCCGGTTCCGGAAGCGGTGTGCAGACTACGCTGGAGGTACAGCATAATAATCCATATGCGTATGACAGTTACAGCGCATATTCTTATAACAGCAGCAATTCGATATTCGGGGGAGTTATTTTTTCTTCGATAGTAATCGCGATTTTGCTGGTGATTGCTTTGTTAGCTTCGTTATATACGATTTTTGTCGGAAATGCGGTATCGGTAGGCGGATGCAGATATTTTATGGAGAACAGAGAGCATCAGACAAGTGCTTCAAAGGTGTTTTATGGATTCCAGAATGGAAGATATGGAAATGTGGTTAAGACAATGTTTTTCCGGGATTTGTTTATTTTATTGTGGACACTGCTTTTGATCGTACCTGGAATCATTAAAAGCTACAGTTACAGACTTGTTCCATATATTTTGTCAGAGAATCCACATATGGACAGAAAACGTGCGCTGGAGCTGAGTCAGCAGATGATGGACGGGCACAAGATGGAAGCGTTTGTGTTGGAACTGTCTTTCTTTGGCTGGTTCTTATTATCGGCATTGACTTGCGGACTGGTTGGTATCTTTTATGTAAATCCGTATTTGGATGCGACATTTGCAGAATTTTATGTGGCAATCCGAACAGAGAGCATCGGAAAAGGACTGGTGGCAGAAGGAGAACTTCCAGGTTATAGTGCTCAGACAGTTTAA
- the vanR gene encoding VanR-ABDEGLN family response regulator transcription factor, giving the protein MAINILVVDDEEAIADLVEVYLKSENYNVLKCYNGKDALKCVEKEDIDLAILDVMLPDIDGFDICQKIRENHHFPVIMLTARDENIDKITGLTIGADDYITKPFQMLELVARVKAQLRRVTKYNQQDVKMNENVIIIGGLVVDKENHECTINDEPLSLTPTEFSILWVLCKNRGKVVDSEKLFEEVWGEKYFVNSTNTIMVHIRHLRDKMNDSAENPKYIKTVWGVGYKIEG; this is encoded by the coding sequence ATGGCGATAAACATTCTTGTAGTAGATGATGAAGAGGCGATTGCAGATTTAGTAGAAGTATATTTAAAAAGCGAAAATTACAATGTGCTGAAATGTTATAACGGAAAAGATGCGTTAAAGTGTGTAGAGAAAGAGGATATTGACCTTGCAATTTTAGATGTGATGCTTCCGGATATCGATGGATTTGATATCTGTCAGAAGATTCGTGAGAATCATCACTTTCCGGTGATTATGCTGACTGCAAGAGACGAGAACATTGATAAGATTACCGGACTTACGATAGGGGCAGATGATTATATCACAAAGCCATTCCAGATGCTGGAGCTTGTTGCAAGAGTCAAAGCACAGCTTCGCAGAGTGACGAAGTATAATCAGCAGGATGTAAAGATGAATGAAAATGTGATCATCATCGGCGGTCTGGTTGTAGACAAAGAGAACCATGAATGCACGATCAATGACGAACCATTGTCTTTGACCCCGACAGAATTTTCGATTTTGTGGGTATTATGTAAGAATCGTGGTAAAGTTGTGGATTCTGAAAAATTGTTTGAGGAAGTGTGGGGAGAAAAGTATTTTGTGAACAGTACGAATACAATTATGGTTCACATCAGACATTTGCGGGATAAGATGAATGATTCGGCGGAGAATCCAAAATATATCAAGACTGTGTGGGGAGTGGGATACAAAATTGAAGGATGA
- a CDS encoding sensor histidine kinase, translated as MKDDVRVFKKKILWKTAFFPGVLTIIWAVSLFIISDGVLKEERQKEIVCIVGTILFFLTAYSFSLKKIIKYFDEIGAGINQLLEEENDKIQLEPELEFIEKKMNRLKITLEQRTKDAIRTEQRKNDLVGYLAHDIRTPLTSIVGYLELLNDMKQMERTQQEKYLRITYDKAKRLEKLINELFDISKLNMQTVALKKEQVNLTFMLYQMADEFYPMLEQKGQSMKMEIDEKILIYGEADKLARVFGNILKNAIAYGDAGSEITVQAAKGVENVVVTFVNRGAEIPKHQLEHIFEKFYRSDSARSTDTGNAGLGLAIAKEIVTLHGGEIWAVSNKEDTKFIVKLPILCHCDFGSEDV; from the coding sequence TTGAAGGATGATGTTCGGGTATTTAAGAAAAAAATATTGTGGAAGACAGCATTTTTTCCCGGAGTTCTCACCATAATATGGGCAGTCAGTCTGTTTATTATATCTGATGGAGTACTTAAGGAGGAAAGGCAGAAAGAGATTGTCTGCATAGTCGGAACAATCCTGTTTTTTTTAACCGCATATTCTTTTTCGTTAAAGAAAATTATAAAATATTTTGATGAGATTGGAGCCGGCATCAATCAGCTTCTGGAGGAAGAAAACGACAAGATACAATTGGAGCCGGAACTGGAATTTATTGAGAAGAAAATGAACCGGCTGAAGATCACGCTGGAACAGCGAACCAAAGATGCAATCCGCACAGAGCAGAGAAAGAATGATCTGGTCGGTTATCTTGCGCATGATATCCGTACACCGCTGACTTCCATAGTCGGCTATCTGGAACTTCTAAATGACATGAAACAGATGGAAAGGACACAGCAGGAAAAATATTTGCGGATCACGTATGATAAAGCAAAGCGATTGGAAAAACTAATCAATGAGTTGTTTGATATTTCAAAATTAAATATGCAGACAGTTGCCTTAAAGAAGGAGCAGGTGAATCTGACTTTCATGTTGTATCAGATGGCAGATGAATTTTATCCGATGTTGGAACAAAAAGGACAGAGCATGAAGATGGAGATTGACGAGAAGATTTTGATATACGGAGAGGCAGACAAATTGGCGCGTGTGTTTGGAAATATTTTAAAAAATGCAATCGCTTACGGAGATGCGGGAAGTGAGATTACAGTGCAGGCGGCGAAAGGTGTGGAGAATGTTGTGGTCACCTTTGTGAACAGGGGAGCAGAGATACCAAAACATCAGTTGGAACATATTTTTGAGAAATTTTATCGTTCGGACAGTGCAAGATCTACAGATACCGGAAATGCCGGACTTGGTCTTGCGATCGCAAAAGAGATTGTCACGCTGCATGGTGGGGAGATTTGGGCAGTTAGCAATAAAGAAGATACAAAATTTATTGTAAAACTTCCGATTTTATGTCATTGCGACTTCGGAAGTGAAGATGTATAA
- a CDS encoding amidophosphoribosyltransferase: MGGFFGVAAKTDCILDLFYGVDYHSHLGTRRGGMATFGKGGFHRAIHNIENSPFRTKFERDVEEMKGNIGIGCISDFEPQPLLIQSHLGSFAITTVGKINNLDALLNIVYENGHTHFQEMSGGQINATELVASLICKKETIVEGIRYVQEIIDGSMTMLIMTNEGIYAARDRYGRTPLMVGKKEDAYCVSFESFAYMSMGYSDYKELGPAEIVYITPESVEVVSEAKKDMKICSFLWVYYGYPTSSYEGVNVEEMRYKCGSMLAKRDKGTIEPDVVAGVPDSGIAHAIGYANESGYRYARPFIKYTPTWSRSFMPTNQAQREKVARMKLIPVPSLIEDKRLLLIDDSIVRGTQLRETTEFLYNSGAKEVHVRPACPPLLYGCKYLNFSRSKSELDLITRRIILEREGENAEKVLGEYADPNSDRYAAMLEGVRKQQNFTTLRYHRLDDLIASIGLEPCKLCTYCFDGKE, from the coding sequence ATGGGTGGATTTTTTGGCGTTGCTGCAAAGACAGACTGCATATTAGATTTATTTTATGGCGTAGATTATCATTCACATCTGGGGACAAGACGCGGTGGAATGGCAACATTTGGAAAAGGCGGTTTTCACCGTGCGATTCATAATATTGAGAACTCTCCGTTTCGTACAAAGTTTGAGCGGGATGTCGAGGAGATGAAAGGAAATATCGGAATCGGCTGTATTTCTGATTTTGAACCACAGCCGCTTTTGATTCAGTCGCATCTGGGAAGTTTTGCAATCACAACAGTTGGAAAGATCAACAATCTGGATGCACTTTTGAATATTGTCTATGAGAATGGGCATACACATTTTCAGGAGATGAGCGGCGGGCAGATCAATGCAACTGAACTGGTAGCATCGTTGATCTGCAAAAAAGAGACGATCGTGGAAGGAATCCGATATGTGCAGGAGATCATTGATGGCTCCATGACAATGCTGATCATGACAAACGAGGGAATCTATGCAGCGAGAGACCGTTATGGACGTACTCCGCTGATGGTTGGCAAAAAAGAAGATGCATATTGTGTTTCATTTGAAAGTTTTGCATACATGAGTATGGGATACTCTGATTATAAAGAACTTGGACCGGCGGAGATTGTCTACATTACACCAGAGAGTGTGGAAGTCGTTTCAGAGGCAAAAAAAGATATGAAGATCTGTTCGTTCCTCTGGGTGTACTATGGATACCCGACTTCTTCTTACGAGGGAGTGAATGTGGAAGAGATGCGTTATAAATGCGGCAGTATGCTGGCAAAACGTGACAAAGGAACCATCGAGCCGGATGTGGTAGCAGGTGTTCCGGATTCCGGTATTGCACATGCGATTGGATATGCGAACGAATCGGGCTATCGTTATGCGAGACCATTTATCAAATATACACCTACCTGGTCCAGATCATTTATGCCTACAAATCAGGCACAGAGAGAAAAAGTAGCGAGAATGAAACTGATCCCGGTACCGTCTTTAATTGAAGACAAGAGACTGCTTTTGATCGACGATTCAATCGTGCGAGGAACACAGCTTCGTGAGACGACGGAATTTTTATATAACAGTGGCGCGAAAGAAGTTCATGTAAGACCGGCGTGTCCGCCGTTGCTTTATGGATGTAAATATTTGAATTTCTCACGTTCAAAATCAGAACTGGATCTGATTACCCGCAGAATTATTTTGGAACGTGAGGGAGAGAATGCAGAAAAGGTACTTGGTGAGTACGCAGATCCAAACAGTGACCGCTATGCAGCAATGCTGGAAGGAGTGCGCAAGCAACAGAACTTTACGACATTGAGATACCACAGACTGGATGATTTGATTGCGTCTATCGGATTGGAACCATGTAAACTTTGTACATATTGCTTTGATGGAAAAGAATAA